The genomic stretch AGGGTAGAACAGCATCCAGCGCTGCTTGGTTAATCTGGGCCGCCGCTGGTATGTAGTTGGTTGGTAGGGCCGCCATATGGGCAATCATTCGTTTTTGGGCCTGCATTAGGGCGGGTAACTGGGGTTGGATGTCTTCAAATTTCTGAATACGTGGCAGGCGTTGTTTGGCGCGGAGGATCCAGAACTGGCCCTTGTGTGGAAAAGGTCCTTGTATGCCTGTCCAGTCATTGGTGACCCGGAGCGTGGGCACAGGCCATGTTGGAATTTCTTGATCTTGTACCCAAAAATCTTGGGGAGCAATGCCGTCTAATGGTCGAAGGGATTTTTCGGCCATTAGACGGCGCAAGGTTTGCCAAACCGACGCACTATCCGGAAAAGCCCATGCTTCTACCTGCGTGATGAGGCCGTCCCGAAATAAAGTTGTTTTAAACTGTTCATAAAAAGCGCGTTCGTACCGTGACAAACGCAAGGTGTCCGAAACTGCCGAAAGAGTTGCATAATATCGTGCCGTATATTGGGCAATTTCGGTTTGTAGGGATACATAGGCATCATGATTCGGTATTTTACTTTGGGCAATTTCGGTTAGGATGGCATCTCGGATGGTGATTTCTAGCGCTTGCCGGAGGTCTTTCCGCCAATAGGGGGCCGGTACATCTGGTAGAAAGGCCAGAAAATCCGATACACGGAAAGGCTTACCAGATATGGTGGCTAAAATCGCTTGTGGATTCAGACGGGGTGCTTTTAGGGTGGGTACTTCTTGTTGTGCCACCACCAAACCTTCGGGGGTATTGAGGCGTTCTGAATAGGGCGCGATCAATGGCCACAAGGGTTCTAATTCGTGTAAATAGATATGGAGGCGATGGGCTGTTAAAATAGATTTAAGATGGAGAGATGCGGCCTCGGTATATCTTCGGTTGCGCCACTCAAAAGCAAGTTTTTCCTTTTCTCGGAGAAATGACGTTTCGTCGAGGGCAATGTCTTCCCGCCGCTCGATGAGGCGAAATAGGTGCCAACCATTGAGGGATGCCACAGGGGTGGAAGTTTCTAAGGGTTTTAAGCGATATACCGCCTCCTCTGGTGCCAAATCCAAATCATTCCAATGAATCCATCCCATTTCTCCCGCTTTTTCAGGTTCTGGGATGCCGTATTTCTGCATTGAGGTACGTGCAAGTGCATTAAAATCGGCCCCAGCCTGCAACTGGGCGTATAGTGAATCTATCTCGCGACGGGTTTGTCCATAAATCTGCTGGAGCCGTAGGTGGGTCTTGTATTTGATAAACGCATCATAAAGTTGTGCGGCAGTGGGCTGAGGAATAGTGTCTAATAGCGTGCGCTCTAAATAACGTTGCCGGCGTGAAAAATTAACTTGTCGGTTTATGTATAATTGTACGCGTTGTGATTGGTCTAATCCGCTTCGTTTTCCCCATTCTCCAATGATGCTACGCTCTAGCATTTTATAAGCATAGGCTCTTCTGGATGCGGGGGTGTCGCGTCCGGGAGACTGTATCATAAAAAGACTGTATTCATCTTTAAAATGTTGCTTATGAATGCCGATATTCTGCCAGTATATTACTAAATCATCTTTTTGAGCATGTATCGCATGGATAGAATTGAATAGAAGAAAAAAAGTTAACCAAGTTAAGCGCTTGAACGAATATATGAAGATTAAATGATGATGATTGTTTTTTGAATTTAAATTAGGAATCATTGTCATCTTGCTTAATTGGGCGATGAATCGTTAAAAATAACTCTTTTCCTTTCACCCAAATCATGAAAAAAATGAAGTTCCATGTTACCTCCAAGCATTTCTGGTACGGAATAGCGTTTTGTATTGCGCTTCTTCCGGCCAATGCACAGGCGCAGAACGCCCCTCCGATCTTGGCAAATCCAGTGTGGTCGGTGGATTCCGGAACCGTTCCGTTTATGGGGACGGGCAATACGGAGCGTGGCGGTGGGTATAACCCGAAAACCGACCATGTTTTGGTGGTTACGCGCACCAATCCCACTCGTATTGCGGTCGTAAATGCGGCAGATGGTAAGTTCATAAAAGATATGGATATGACAGGGGTAAATGGTGGAACGTTTCACCTGAGTGAGATTGGCATTACGGGAGACGGTCAGATATTTGGCGCCAACCTGACGACCAATAGCACCACCAGCAACATCAAACTTTATTATTGGTCGGACGAAGATGCCAAACCTATGATGGTTTTTGATGGAAAAGTGGAAGCGGCCCGTTACGGAGATGGAATTGGCGTGGGCGGAATGGGTAACAATGTAAAGGTGTTTTTGAATGGTAGTGGAAACGATAAAATGGCAGAGTTTGCTTTTGATGGAACGAAACTCAATTTTGTGAAAAGCCATGTTGTTGAGGCGGGTATTGCCCGCGCCCGATATGGGATGGCGCCCGTTATGGGCACCTCTTTGGTTTGGGTAAATGAACCCACCACCGAATTGGGACTATTCGATACGGCTAATGGTACGGTGTATAATGTGCCGGAAGACAAAGTGGGAAAAGGTTTTGGAGATCTTACCTATTTCGAGGCGAATGGTCGTAGATATGTAGCAACAGGACCAAATTTTGCAGGCAAAATGGAATGGGTATTGGTGGATGTTACCGTTCCAGCGGAAGCCAAAATTATCGCAACTTCTCCCGAAAACACAGCACGGCCCAACCTGAACGCCACAGGCTTTGCCGCCTATGACAGCAAACGCGGGAACCTGATCGTGCTGACGACCAATAATCAGATGGTCAGTTACCCGCTTTCGCAATTGGTCACCGCGCCGATCGCAAAGGTTATTAACAAAACCAATTGGCGTGTGGATGCCGGAAAAGCCCCGTTTATGGGCACGGGCAATACCGAACGTGGGGGCGGATATAATGGCGCAACGGACCACGTTTTAGTGGTGACCAGAACAAACCCCACTCGGATTGCTGTTTTGGATGCAGCCGATGGTAAGTTTCTGAAAGATATGGATATGACAGGGGTTGCTGGTGGAACCTTCCTGCTCAATGAAATAGGGATTACCCCCAGTGGTCAGATTTTTGGGGCCAACCTTACCACAAACAGCACCACCAGCAATATCAAAATTTATTATTGGGCAAATGAAGATGCCAAGCCCGTTGTCGTGTTTGACGGAAAAGTGGAAGCTGCACGCTATGGGGATGGTTTAGGAATTGCGGGAGATGGCAACAATGTGCGCATTTTCCTGAATGGCTCTTCTAATGACAAAGTGGCGGAATTTGCCTTTAACGGTGCCCAAATGGCTTTTGTGAAAAACCATGTGGTAGAAACCGGCATTGCACGTGCCCGCTATGGCATGGCCCCTGTTCCAGGTACAAACCTGATGTGGGTGAATGAACCACAGAACCAAATGGCCCTTTTTGATCTAAACACCGGAAAGATTGTGGCGGATGTGCCCGAAGATAAATTGGCCAAAGGATTTGGAGACCTCGCATACTTCGAGTATGGATTTCGTAGATATGTGGCGACCGGGCCCAATTTTGCAGGTAAAGGGGAATTTGTCGTGGTGGATGTTAGCGATCCGGCGAACGTGGCCATTGTGGGTGTAACCCCAGACTTTCCGAATCCCAACTTAAATGCCACTGGATTTGCGGCGTTTGACTATAAACGTAATGCCCTCATTGTGATGGCGACCAATAACGCCATTGTAAGCTATTCTATTGTTGGAAAGTCGGAGGTGAACACTGCACCGCCAGCAGCCAGTATCGTGGCGCCCGCTGATAAAGGCAAAGTGGTTTTGGACGGACAAGGCAGCAAAAACGTGACTTTCTCTTGGACGCCGGTGAGCGATGCAGACGGTGACGCCGTTGCTTATCGCTGGCATCTTTCTACCCAGCCAGATATGAGCGACCGCCAAATGGACAT from Bacteroidetes Order II. bacterium encodes the following:
- a CDS encoding peptidylprolyl isomerase; this encodes MIQSPGRDTPASRRAYAYKMLERSIIGEWGKRSGLDQSQRVQLYINRQVNFSRRQRYLERTLLDTIPQPTAAQLYDAFIKYKTHLRLQQIYGQTRREIDSLYAQLQAGADFNALARTSMQKYGIPEPEKAGEMGWIHWNDLDLAPEEAVYRLKPLETSTPVASLNGWHLFRLIERREDIALDETSFLREKEKLAFEWRNRRYTEAASLHLKSILTAHRLHIYLHELEPLWPLIAPYSERLNTPEGLVVAQQEVPTLKAPRLNPQAILATISGKPFRVSDFLAFLPDVPAPYWRKDLRQALEITIRDAILTEIAQSKIPNHDAYVSLQTEIAQYTARYYATLSAVSDTLRLSRYERAFYEQFKTTLFRDGLITQVEAWAFPDSASVWQTLRRLMAEKSLRPLDGIAPQDFWVQDQEIPTWPVPTLRVTNDWTGIQGPFPHKGQFWILRAKQRLPRIQKFEDIQPQLPALMQAQKRMIAHMAALPTNYIPAAAQINQAALDAVLPYY
- a CDS encoding DUF4623 domain-containing protein: MKKMKFHVTSKHFWYGIAFCIALLPANAQAQNAPPILANPVWSVDSGTVPFMGTGNTERGGGYNPKTDHVLVVTRTNPTRIAVVNAADGKFIKDMDMTGVNGGTFHLSEIGITGDGQIFGANLTTNSTTSNIKLYYWSDEDAKPMMVFDGKVEAARYGDGIGVGGMGNNVKVFLNGSGNDKMAEFAFDGTKLNFVKSHVVEAGIARARYGMAPVMGTSLVWVNEPTTELGLFDTANGTVYNVPEDKVGKGFGDLTYFEANGRRYVATGPNFAGKMEWVLVDVTVPAEAKIIATSPENTARPNLNATGFAAYDSKRGNLIVLTTNNQMVSYPLSQLVTAPIAKVINKTNWRVDAGKAPFMGTGNTERGGGYNGATDHVLVVTRTNPTRIAVLDAADGKFLKDMDMTGVAGGTFLLNEIGITPSGQIFGANLTTNSTTSNIKIYYWANEDAKPVVVFDGKVEAARYGDGLGIAGDGNNVRIFLNGSSNDKVAEFAFNGAQMAFVKNHVVETGIARARYGMAPVPGTNLMWVNEPQNQMALFDLNTGKIVADVPEDKLAKGFGDLAYFEYGFRRYVATGPNFAGKGEFVVVDVSDPANVAIVGVTPDFPNPNLNATGFAAFDYKRNALIVMATNNAIVSYSIVGKSEVNTAPPAASIVAPADKGKVVLDGQGSKNVTFSWTPVSDADGDAVAYRWHLSTQPDMSDRQMDIEVGAATSTSVKQNFLYDILYWQGKRTTGMTLYHRVYTFDGTSFVSGPISSFDVSLAGTFVDREEEGGIPATFALKGNYPNPFNPTTSISFDLPEVASVEVVITDMLGREVMRSGQLTLSAGAAQKIQLDALGLSSGNYLYRVQAKGAKKSYVATGRMTLLK